The following are encoded together in the Micromonospora lupini genome:
- a CDS encoding PhoH family protein, giving the protein MTTRRTTAGADQTPAATATTRRAPRSRRTAATAPADPKEPRPAGQAFVLDTSVLLSDPAAFHRFAEHEVVLPLVVITELEGKRHHPELGWFARQSLRMLDELRIQYGRLDTPVPANDVGGTLRVELNHTDDGVLPPGFRTESNDARILSVALNLAAEGRDVTLVSKDMPLRVKAASVGLRADEYRHGQAGDPTWTGMSELDLSEEQISALYAGETLDLDEAAGLSCHTGLVLHSSRGSALGRVLPDKSVRLVRGDREAFGLHGRSAEQRVALDLLLDETIGIVSLGGRAGTGKSALALCAGLEAVMERRRHKKVIVFRPLYAVGGQELGYLPGSESEKMSPWAQAVFDTLGAVVHENVLEEVTSRGILEVLPLTHIRGRSLHDAFVIVDEAQSLERGVLLTVLSRIGQGSRVVLTHDVAQRDNLRVGRHDGVTAVIEALKGHPLFAHVTLSRSERSPIAAMVTDLLEDIPL; this is encoded by the coding sequence ACGACTCGCCGTACCACCGCCGGTGCCGACCAGACCCCGGCCGCGACTGCCACGACCCGCCGTGCCCCCCGGAGCCGCCGTACGGCGGCAACCGCGCCGGCCGACCCCAAGGAGCCGCGACCAGCGGGCCAGGCGTTCGTTCTGGACACGTCCGTGCTGCTGTCCGACCCGGCGGCGTTCCACCGCTTCGCCGAGCACGAGGTGGTGCTGCCGCTGGTGGTCATCACCGAGTTGGAGGGCAAGCGGCACCACCCGGAGCTGGGCTGGTTCGCCCGGCAGTCGCTGCGGATGCTCGACGAGCTGCGGATCCAGTACGGCCGGCTGGACACGCCGGTGCCCGCCAACGACGTGGGCGGCACGCTGCGGGTGGAGCTGAACCACACCGACGACGGCGTGCTGCCTCCCGGGTTCCGCACCGAGAGCAACGACGCCCGGATCCTCTCCGTGGCGCTCAACCTCGCCGCCGAGGGCCGGGACGTCACGCTTGTCAGCAAGGACATGCCGCTGCGGGTCAAGGCCGCCTCGGTGGGCCTGCGCGCCGACGAGTACCGGCACGGCCAGGCCGGCGACCCCACCTGGACGGGCATGTCCGAGCTGGATCTGAGCGAGGAGCAGATCTCCGCGCTGTACGCCGGCGAGACGCTCGACCTCGACGAGGCGGCCGGGCTGTCCTGCCACACCGGCCTGGTGCTGCACTCGTCGCGTGGCTCCGCGCTGGGCCGGGTCCTGCCGGACAAGTCCGTCCGGCTGGTCCGGGGCGACCGCGAGGCGTTCGGCCTGCACGGCCGCTCGGCCGAGCAGCGCGTCGCCCTCGACCTGCTGCTCGACGAGACGATCGGGATCGTCTCGCTTGGTGGGCGGGCCGGCACCGGCAAGTCGGCGTTGGCGCTCTGCGCCGGGCTGGAGGCGGTGATGGAGCGTCGCCGGCACAAGAAGGTGATCGTCTTCCGCCCGCTGTACGCCGTCGGCGGTCAGGAGCTGGGCTATCTGCCCGGGTCCGAGTCGGAGAAGATGTCGCCGTGGGCGCAGGCGGTCTTCGACACGCTCGGCGCGGTGGTGCACGAGAACGTGCTGGAGGAGGTCACCTCGCGCGGCATCCTCGAGGTGCTGCCGCTCACCCACATCCGGGGGCGCAGCCTGCACGACGCCTTCGTGATCGTGGACGAGGCACAGTCGCTGGAGCGCGGCGTACTGCTGACCGTGCTGTCCCGGATCGGGCAGGGCTCCCGGGTGGTGCTCACCCACGACGTCGCCCAGCGGGACAATCTGCGGGTCGGCCGACACGACGGCGTGACTGCGGTGATCGAGGCGTTGAAGGGCCACCCTCTCTTCGCCCACGTCACGCTCAGCCGGTCGGAGCGGTCGCCGATCGCCGCGATGGTGACCGATCTTCTGGAGGACATCCCGCTGTGA
- a CDS encoding lytic transglycosylase domain-containing protein, which produces MSRLWSRLGARTAAVALLSVGVAGGFYLGEDRETQQQGLTAQVGVEVDRIDLAYQRERQASHQVAFARQRAAEYQAKLRAAQAAKEAAERARRAEAAAASRKREREAAAKDVAKPYEGPIPASCAEYSGNRKIGCALMLEAGFGIAEFPCLDKLWNKESGWNHKASNSSSGAYGIPQSLPGSKMGSVADDWRTNPATQIKWGLGYIKGKYKTPCGAWTNFQNNGNY; this is translated from the coding sequence GTGAGTCGGCTGTGGAGCCGGTTGGGCGCCCGTACGGCCGCTGTCGCGCTGCTCTCCGTGGGCGTCGCCGGTGGCTTCTACCTGGGCGAAGATCGGGAAACCCAGCAACAGGGCCTGACCGCGCAGGTAGGCGTCGAGGTCGACCGGATCGACCTCGCCTACCAGCGTGAGCGCCAGGCCAGCCACCAGGTCGCGTTCGCGCGGCAGCGGGCCGCGGAATACCAGGCGAAGCTGCGGGCGGCGCAGGCCGCCAAGGAGGCAGCCGAGCGGGCGCGCAGGGCCGAGGCCGCCGCGGCGTCGCGCAAGCGCGAGCGCGAGGCCGCCGCCAAGGACGTCGCCAAGCCGTACGAGGGGCCGATCCCGGCGTCCTGCGCGGAGTACAGCGGCAACCGCAAGATCGGCTGTGCGCTGATGCTCGAGGCGGGCTTCGGCATCGCCGAGTTCCCCTGCCTGGACAAGCTCTGGAACAAGGAGAGCGGCTGGAACCACAAGGCCAGCAACTCCTCCTCCGGCGCGTACGGCATCCCGCAGTCGTTGCCCGGCAGCAAGATGGGCTCGGTCGCGGACGACTGGCGGACGAACCCGGCCACCCAGATCAAGTGGGGGCTGGGCTACATCAAGGGCAAGTACAAGACGCCCTGTGGTGCCTGGACCAACTTCCAGAACAACGGCAACTACTGA